The genomic interval CGTCTTTCGAGGATGGGCAAGTCAGAAGTCGCTGACGCTGTAGCCTACCATGATGAAATGGTAGACGAatacaacaagaagaaagccGAGAAGATGTCCGGAGAGCTATGTGAAGTATGCCAAACTCCATTATATACCGACCCTGGTGAACAGGAGTTGTCTCTATGGCTTCACAGTCTTCGTTACGAAGATGCTGGAGGATCTTGGAGCTATGTGAGTCCTCTCCCAGCCTGGGCTTTACCCCCTGACGGTATGGATGGACCAACCGAAGTTGGAGGTATGGAAGAATTAGTCGAGGCAGTTAAAGAAGACAACCCCGAAATTGCATGAGCTACCACACCTTGAAATTTAAACCTATTATCGACCTTATTCCAATGTGTTCTTCTGGATTTACTTGGCCATGTACCAAGAGAATCTATTCAGGTCCATGTTATACATACCATAGGGAATATCGACATCCTTGATCTAACTCTTTTTGACCCTTTCCATTGTATATCACGGAAGACGGGTCGTCCTTATGTGGGTACAGGAGGTATAATTGTCTAAAAGAGGTAGTACGAGAGCTGATCCCCTATGCCCCGCTTAACTAGCTAATCCTACTGAAAGAATTCCTCCTCAATTTTCTATCACTTTGATTGCAGGTTCTAGTGAGGGCGATAAGATGTTGCTATCAATCTTCCGGGGATTTCCTAGTAATGCCGCGGAAGATCGAGCTGGCCCCAACGCCCACGTGTGATAGCGCACGGATTCGGGAATGCCGATCTTTGATTCTGTGAATTAATTTTGATCCATTTGTGAAATTCGTTGAAGTTGAAGCACTTTGAAACCCTGGATCCTCAGAGAGACCTCGGGAAGTCTCAAGAACTGACTGTTGTAGTTGCAGTGACTACGGTCCATGAATTACTGGCTATTAGCATTGTTATCATCCGCTGACTACGTAAACAAGTACTCGAGTGCTCATGTATTCTCGAATGCTCACGTATATACCCTCGCCCAGGCATAACATCGATATTCTGTTTGCGGGGCCACTAGGTATTGaaatgtatgtatttgtaaattctccaataatttgatttcacTATACCGTCACAGCCACAGTCAACGCTAGAAGAGCTACTAAATGATTCCAACACTAGGGGGCTATTGCATTGTTAGTGCTGAAAGACCTAAGCCAATTTGAGGGCTTGAGTCCCGGTGAAGTTATAAGCCGATGCGATTTTCGTGCGGAATGTCGAGCTAATCAATTAGTGAGAATATATACGGACGAAATAGTACATATTACAGGTGTATGTATACACGATGCACAGAAGGGACGGCATGAGCCCTATTACCCATTAGTTTTAGAAATTTATAATCGaaccttttttttcttcatacAACCAAGTCAAGTTCGATTGAGTTCATTAACCTCGTTCATACGAAATGCTATTCTCGGAGCTTCATTGGTACTACCACCCTTCATCCACCGTTCATAACTACCTACCGTGCCTACATACCTCGTCCACCTAGATTCATAGCTGTAACCTACAAATGAAATACTCTAATGTAGATAGCCTCGCGCCACGCCATACTTACTTATACCACTAGTTTGGAGCCAAAACTCGTGCATCTTGGCACTAGATCACTCCGCGGGTACTTACAGTAGAGTAAACTACGAACCGCCCaaactttcttcaatcttctttctcacaATTCATCTTTATAAGCAAcaattcatatattgatTGGAATCGGTACGGCCTCCGTATCCGCAGTTTGCCCCCTCAAGTCTTTATTATGCTCTGCTGTGCTGAAGAGTTTAAGTTAACTTCACAAGCAAGCTCGAACGACGTTTTCGAGTAGGCGGCTTTCAGATCACCTAATACCGAAAGCCAAATCTACACTCATCTGTATTCTGTGAAACCTGAGCTTCTTAGAAATTCTTCCGTCTTATTTTTACCATTTCAGTCGAGATTTCATGCGTTGATAAATTCATGTGCAGCCAGCTTTCACGTTGACGGGATTTGATTCTGAAGCAGCGCACGTACCCCAAAGAACACGATCTATGGGTCACGAGGAAATCCAGGGGAACATCCGATCTGTGTTATAATCTACTCTTGCAACTATCTACAGAGTCTCCAATCATGTCCCAACCAATCCACGGCTCGAATGAACCATTAGGGCCCGAAGTAGATGGAATGGACCATTCTGACTCAATGAATGCAACCGGCAAGAAAGCCGGTGAAAAGAAACGAGGTAAGAAAGAGTCGGTCAGATGTACAAGGACCGGTGTCTTAGCCATCTGTTCAATCCAAGATGCCATCTAACTTTCATAGTATCCCGTGCTGGAACTCGCAGTGTATCAACTTTAAGCCCTGCCCAGTACGTAAAGAATTTCATAACAGTTCCTAGATGTGAAGCTTTCGAGCAGGATCTCTCTTGACATTCCTTCGGAATTTGTTGATTAATTTCTATCAGGCTAGCAAGGAAAAGAGCCAATGATCGTGAAGCGCAGCGGAATATTAGATTGAGAACCAAGGTGCGGCAAACTACTTCTTGGTCCATTCAAACCTCAGGTTGAGATACTGAACCAAGTTTCACCTCTAAAACTCATTGAATTGGCTTGTTGACTAGATGTTTAGGAGCATATTGAGAGGCTGGAGGCCCGTATTGAAGAACTTACCTGCGGCCGTGAATCTGGTGCAGAGCTCGAAGAGGCGCGGAAGCGCAATGAGGCATTAGAGCGAGAAGTGAGACAATTGAGTGAAAGTCTAGCACAGTTGAGGGATGATGATAGCTCGAGTACGTATGCACATTGCATTTTCTCAAACTTCAGtcgaatttttgaaattgagcCTCTACGCGTGTCTGTGGACTTTTTCGGGGGGAGGGGCCAAGGCATCTGTGAATTCCTCGGCTGTCAAAGTTGGCGCTATCAAGCAATACCAGGTACTGAAGCACATGTCAAGGACATTGAAAACTAGTAGTTTGATCAAATGTAGTCTGGATATATGTGGTTTGACATACTTAAAACCTttcaaacttcttcaatgAGTTACTATTTCCTAAGGCTAACCAAAGGCCACAAAAGGTCCGGATCGATCTTCTATGTTGGATCTTGGACAAACTGCAATTATGCCTGGCTCGTCAGCACGAGATGTGCGTCCAGGAATGGCCTCAACTAGGTCTGTTAGCTCCGGAGCAAAGTGGTACCATCCAGTACCTTCGAGAAATCCAGCTGGTACTAACAGGCATTCATTCAGCATGTCATTCGGACCTATGGATATGGCAGCACCAATATCCGGGCCAGCTTCCACTAGTGCTTTGGATGAGACTAACcgattttcatattttgatCCGATTCCCGCTGTGAATTTTAATGATGGTATCGCAGTCCTGTTTCTTTGGTTAAAGTTCAGTCTCTTTTGAATGTTTAAAATAATAACGATTTATAGTAGGAAATTGGGCTCCCAGATCTGTTCCATCAGGTGTCGTTCAAGATTCTCGCCTAACTACCCCTCAGCCGCGGCCTTTGGTACCACAAAGTCTTACATCTCCAGTGAGGCAAACAATACCGCCATCCTTGCAGCCATTTCAATCACTTCAACCCTGGGCTCTACCAATACTCAACACATCGACACCGACGTGTGGAGTTGACACCTATCTAATGAATATCATAAATGGACAAAAAGAACTTGCGAGTCAGGGAGCACCAGAAGCTCAAATCATTGGACCCTCTCAACCCAGCATGAAGGCGCTTATTTACCCCGACGACCCAAATCAAACCCACGTGGTCTCTACCATCATTTCGAATCTCCTTACAAACCTTGCCGTCAAAGGTCTCGCCGAACGTGCAGGCTGCCTCTATCTAATGTATCACATTTGCCAATGGCAAATCTATCCCTCATCGTCGA from Botrytis cinerea B05.10 chromosome 9, complete sequence carries:
- the Bip1 gene encoding Bip1, with translation MSQPIHGSNEPLGPEVDGMDHSDSMNATGKKAGEKKRVSRAGTRSVSTLSPAQLARKRANDREAQRNIRLRTKEHIERLEARIEELTCGRESGAELEEARKRNEALEREVRQLSESLAQLRDDDSSSPDRSSMLDLGQTAIMPGSSARDVRPGMASTRSVSSGAKWYHPVPSRNPAGTNRHSFSMSFGPMDMAAPISGPASTSALDETNRFSYFDPIPAVNFNDVGNWAPRSVPSGVVQDSRLTTPQPRPLVPQSLTSPVRQTIPPSLQPFQSLQPWALPILNTSTPTCGVDTYLMNIINGQKELASQGAPEAQIIGPSQPSMKALIYPDDPNQTHVVSTIISNLLTNLAVKGLAERAGCLYLMYHICQWQIYPSSSTYGNLTDWTSPRTSQLITPHPLWADSIFWGKLKDRVIEKQDVYANEDFQNAYILCINANWPRPDLEAFRFEGDDIFITEEFENHIKTLSNWSLDERFAARYPELAPLVKISGMGEIGLQGPYVF
- the Bip1 gene encoding Bip1, with translation MSQPIHGSNEPLGPEVDGMDHSDSMNATGKKAGEKKRVSRAGTRSVSTLSPAQLARKRANDREAQRNIRLRTKEHIERLEARIEELTCGRESGAELEEARKRNEALEREVRQLSESLAQLRDDDSSSPDRSSMLDLGQTAIMPGSSARDVRPGMASTSMSFGPMDMAAPISGPASTSALDETNRFSYFDPIPAVNFNDVGNWAPRSVPSGVVQDSRLTTPQPRPLVPQSLTSPVRQTIPPSLQPFQSLQPWALPILNTSTPTCGVDTYLMNIINGQKELASQGAPEAQIIGPSQPSMKALIYPDDPNQTHVVSTIISNLLTNLAVKGLAERAGCLYLMYHICQWQIYPSSSTYGNLTDWTSPRTSQLITPHPLWADSIFWGKLKDRVIEKQDVYANEDFQNAYILCINANWPRPDLEAFRFEGDDIFITEEFENHIKTLSNWSLDERFAARYPELAPLVKISGMGEIGLQGPYVF
- the Bip1 gene encoding Bip1 produces the protein MSQPIHGSNEPLGPEVDGMDHSDSMNATGKKAGEKKRVSRAGTRSVSTLSPAQLARKRANDREAQRNIRLRTKEHIERLEARIEELTCGRESGAELEEARKRNEALEREVRQLSESLAQLRDDDSSIGNWAPRSVPSGVVQDSRLTTPQPRPLVPQSLTSPVRQTIPPSLQPFQSLQPWALPILNTSTPTCGVDTYLMNIINGQKELASQGAPEAQIIGPSQPSMKALIYPDDPNQTHVVSTIISNLLTNLAVKGLAERAGCLYLMYHICQWQIYPSSSTYGNLTDWTSPRTSQLITPHPLWADSIFWGKLKDRVIEKQDVYANEDFQNAYILCINANWPRPDLEAFRFEGDDIFITEEFENHIKTLSNWSLDERFAARYPELAPLVKISGMGEIGLQGPYVF